A region of Prochlorococcus marinus subsp. pastoris str. CCMP1986 DNA encodes the following proteins:
- a CDS encoding efflux RND transporter periplasmic adaptor subunit: MLNLIKKNLNIKSGIALIVLATIFVFLSNSFKKNKSKDISNFVVSVEKGILSESINTSGEVKATRTSNIGPRKQGILEEIKVEEGDLVEKGQILATLDDEDFIYKLEELELNLKKQKSEYLRREFLFKEGAVSKEDYESYKNKYNTSEAKFSDAKAEKDFYSIRAPYPGKITAKYAEIGSYVTPSSNLSSNSKAKNFIFELSEGLEIIAKVPESDIGRIKTGQEASVRIEAYPSNKYRAIVKKIAERAVKDNNVTSFEVTLKFKEISEEIKIGMTADLEFKVKSSEEKILVPTVSIVTEKGEKGVLKVDKNNTPKFEKIEIGISSGNKTSIIEGLRPGEQIFIDIPPWANKRK; the protein is encoded by the coding sequence ATGCTTAATTTAATAAAAAAGAATTTAAATATAAAAAGTGGAATTGCATTAATTGTTTTAGCAACTATTTTTGTCTTTTTAAGTAATTCTTTTAAGAAAAATAAATCAAAAGACATATCCAACTTTGTAGTTTCCGTTGAAAAGGGAATTCTTTCTGAATCAATAAACACTAGTGGAGAAGTAAAGGCTACCAGAACAAGCAATATTGGTCCAAGGAAACAAGGAATACTAGAAGAAATTAAAGTAGAAGAAGGTGATCTCGTAGAAAAGGGTCAAATTTTGGCTACTCTCGATGATGAAGATTTCATCTATAAGCTTGAAGAACTTGAATTAAATTTAAAAAAACAAAAATCTGAATATTTAAGAAGAGAATTTTTATTCAAAGAAGGAGCAGTTAGTAAAGAGGATTATGAAAGCTATAAAAACAAGTACAACACAAGCGAAGCGAAATTTAGTGATGCGAAAGCTGAAAAAGATTTTTATTCTATAAGAGCTCCATACCCAGGGAAAATAACAGCTAAATATGCAGAGATAGGTTCGTACGTTACACCTAGTTCAAATTTAAGTTCGAACTCTAAAGCTAAAAACTTTATTTTTGAATTATCAGAAGGTCTTGAAATTATTGCCAAAGTTCCAGAGAGTGATATTGGAAGGATAAAAACAGGTCAAGAAGCCTCTGTAAGGATAGAAGCTTATCCCTCAAATAAATACAGAGCAATAGTTAAAAAAATAGCCGAAAGGGCTGTAAAAGATAATAATGTAACTTCATTCGAAGTAACGTTGAAATTCAAAGAAATCTCTGAGGAAATAAAAATTGGTATGACCGCTGACCTTGAATTTAAAGTTAAAAGTAGTGAAGAAAAAATCTTAGTTCCGACAGTTTCGATAGTCACCGAAAAAGGTGAAAAAGGTGTCTTAAAAGTAGATAAAAATAATACTCCTAAATTTGAAAAGATTGAAATAGGTATTAGTAGCGGAAATAAAACCTCGATAATTGAAGGTTTAAGACCTGGAGAGCAAATATTTATTGATATTCCACCTTGGGCGAATAAAAGAAAATGA
- the ychF gene encoding redox-regulated ATPase YchF: protein MLKAGIIGLPNVGKSTLFNALVENAKAQAANFPFCTIEPNKGIVSVPDQRLQELGSLSSSQNIIPTKIEFVDIAGLVKGASKGEGLGNKFLSNIREVDAIVHVVRCFEDTEVIHVSGKIDPLDDIEIINLELNLADLSQLQKRRERIKKQVKTSKEAAQEDSLLEKIEDELQKGLSIRSISLTDEENLMIKQLGFLTAKPIVYATNLNENDLAEGNDFSSKVQSFANSENTECIKISAQVESELIELEPEDKKDYLMGLGVEEGGLKSLIKSTYKLLGLKTYFTTGEKETKAWTIKDGMTAPQAAGVIHTDFEKGFIRAQTISYQNLIDSGSIVNAKNKGLLRSEGKEYVVNEGDVMEFLFNV from the coding sequence ATGTTAAAAGCCGGTATTATTGGATTGCCAAATGTTGGGAAATCAACTTTATTTAATGCACTTGTTGAAAATGCAAAAGCGCAAGCTGCAAATTTCCCCTTTTGTACCATCGAGCCAAATAAAGGTATTGTTTCAGTCCCTGATCAAAGGCTTCAAGAGTTAGGTAGTTTAAGTTCTAGTCAGAATATTATCCCCACTAAAATTGAATTTGTCGATATTGCAGGTCTTGTAAAAGGTGCGAGTAAAGGTGAGGGTTTAGGAAATAAATTTCTTTCCAACATTAGAGAAGTTGATGCAATAGTTCACGTCGTGAGATGTTTTGAAGATACTGAGGTAATTCATGTTTCAGGGAAGATTGATCCTTTAGATGATATTGAGATTATTAATTTGGAGCTTAATTTGGCTGATTTATCTCAGCTTCAAAAAAGAAGAGAAAGAATTAAAAAACAAGTTAAAACAAGTAAAGAAGCGGCACAAGAAGATTCTTTATTAGAAAAAATTGAGGATGAGTTACAAAAAGGACTTTCTATTAGGTCAATATCTTTAACTGATGAAGAAAATTTAATGATTAAACAATTGGGTTTTCTTACTGCAAAACCAATTGTTTATGCCACTAATTTAAATGAAAATGATTTAGCTGAAGGTAATGATTTCTCTTCAAAAGTGCAAAGTTTTGCAAACTCTGAAAATACAGAATGTATAAAAATTTCAGCCCAAGTTGAATCAGAATTAATAGAGTTAGAACCTGAGGATAAAAAAGATTACCTAATGGGTTTAGGTGTAGAGGAAGGAGGATTAAAATCTTTAATAAAATCTACTTATAAATTATTAGGATTAAAAACTTATTTCACAACTGGAGAAAAAGAAACTAAAGCTTGGACAATAAAAGATGGGATGACTGCTCCACAAGCTGCAGGAGTAATACATACTGATTTTGAAAAAGGATTTATTAGAGCTCAAACAATTTCATATCAAAATTTAATTGATTCAGGATCAATAGTTAATGCTAAAAATAAAGGTTTACTAAGAAGTGAAGGTAAGGAATATGTAGTAAATGAAGGTGATGTAATGGAGTTTTTATTTAATGTCTAA
- a CDS encoding cytochrome B, which yields MLLVFAFIFNQKNRSYKKKLSKSFLYQPDNLKEELNPDINTINWDLHKNRLKRFGRSQYKGLTFFINEQGKIYYLTKEGNKVYC from the coding sequence TTGCTTTTAGTTTTTGCATTTATTTTTAATCAAAAAAATCGTTCTTATAAGAAAAAGTTATCCAAAAGTTTTTTATATCAGCCAGACAATCTAAAAGAGGAATTAAATCCAGATATTAATACTATAAATTGGGATTTACATAAAAATAGACTCAAAAGATTTGGGAGATCTCAATACAAAGGGCTAACTTTTTTTATCAATGAGCAAGGAAAAATTTATTATCTTACTAAAGAAGGTAATAAAGTTTATTGCTAA
- a CDS encoding high light inducible protein, which yields MANSQVTTESGGRQNMFPSETRPYIDESVSYDSYPKNAEKVNGRWAMIGFVALLGAYVTTGQIIPGIF from the coding sequence ATGGCTAACTCTCAAGTAACAACAGAATCAGGCGGAAGACAGAATATGTTTCCATCAGAAACTCGTCCTTACATAGATGAGTCAGTTTCTTATGACAGTTACCCTAAAAATGCAGAAAAAGTCAACGGTCGTTGGGCGATGATTGGCTTCGTAGCATTATTAGGCGCATATGTAACAACAGGTCAAATTATTCCTGGAATTTTCTAA